One part of the Bdellovibrio sp. KM01 genome encodes these proteins:
- a CDS encoding pyridoxamine 5'-phosphate oxidase family protein codes for MKPHHGQIGAMNETEALKLMEENRFAHLACHNRDDIYLVPISYICTDGFIYSHSESGRKIDIMRKNPHVCVQVEKIEDYSHWKSVIAWGDFEELHGYEANEAMRLL; via the coding sequence ATGAAACCCCATCACGGACAAATTGGCGCAATGAATGAAACCGAAGCTTTGAAGCTTATGGAAGAGAATCGCTTCGCGCACCTTGCATGCCACAACAGAGATGATATTTATTTAGTACCAATTTCCTATATTTGTACTGACGGATTTATATATAGCCATTCAGAATCCGGAAGAAAAATCGATATTATGCGGAAAAATCCCCACGTCTGTGTCCAGGTGGAAAAAATAGAAGACTATTCTCATTGGAAAAGCGTCATTGCTTGGGGAGATTTCGAAGAGTTACACGGGTACGAAGCTAATGAGGCCATGCGCCTGCTTTAA
- a CDS encoding NRAMP family divalent metal transporter, with product MKEKKAKFLRTIKNFGPGMVTGAADDDPSGVATYTIAGALYGYKFLWTSWLTWPLMACVQMMCADIALASEKSLTETLIQKYSRSLAAPVIFALFTANTLNVAADLSAMADALAILTGHPSLLYLILTGIIVTASMIFFTYRTIARTLTWLTFFLLAYVFTAMKVETNWEQLIKGSFYFRPPESSAEWSMIVALLGTTISPYLFFWQSSQELEELRTNKNFDYANVKRFRKWDILLGTFISNLIMYFIIWTAAGSLHANGIFNVENSAQAARALEPLLGHASLVVYTIGILGVGMLAIPTLVGSSSLAVADLFRWQSGLNKKWNEAQAFYSTLCLGMCIAIILNLFQFNPIKALFYSAIVNGLLSPVLIVLCLLVSRDSNIMKNRPLGKPTALLASLTALVMLCSAVGMFLF from the coding sequence ATGAAAGAAAAAAAAGCCAAATTTCTCAGGACAATAAAAAATTTTGGACCTGGCATGGTGACGGGGGCTGCTGACGACGATCCCTCCGGAGTTGCGACCTACACTATCGCTGGCGCGCTGTATGGCTATAAGTTTCTTTGGACGTCGTGGCTAACCTGGCCTTTGATGGCATGTGTTCAAATGATGTGTGCAGATATCGCGCTCGCATCGGAAAAAAGTCTTACCGAAACCCTCATCCAAAAATATTCCAGAAGTTTAGCCGCACCCGTAATATTCGCTCTATTCACGGCAAACACTCTGAATGTCGCTGCAGACTTATCCGCTATGGCAGATGCTCTTGCCATCCTTACAGGACACCCCAGTCTGCTCTACCTGATACTTACGGGTATTATAGTTACCGCTTCAATGATTTTTTTTACTTACAGAACGATAGCCAGAACGTTGACCTGGCTAACATTCTTTTTACTCGCCTACGTTTTCACAGCGATGAAAGTAGAGACAAATTGGGAGCAATTAATTAAGGGTTCCTTTTACTTTAGACCCCCTGAAAGTTCCGCAGAGTGGTCAATGATCGTCGCACTGTTAGGCACGACCATAAGTCCTTACTTATTTTTTTGGCAGAGCTCCCAAGAACTGGAAGAGCTTAGAACAAACAAAAATTTCGACTACGCCAACGTGAAAAGATTCCGAAAGTGGGACATACTTTTGGGGACATTTATCTCTAATCTTATAATGTATTTCATCATTTGGACCGCGGCCGGAAGCCTGCATGCAAACGGGATATTCAACGTTGAAAACTCGGCTCAAGCAGCCCGGGCGCTCGAACCACTCCTGGGACACGCCTCCCTGGTCGTTTACACCATCGGAATACTAGGTGTGGGAATGCTCGCGATCCCCACGTTAGTTGGATCGTCGTCTCTTGCTGTTGCGGATCTTTTCCGGTGGCAAAGCGGACTAAATAAAAAATGGAATGAGGCACAAGCGTTTTATTCCACCCTGTGCCTGGGAATGTGTATCGCGATAATTTTGAATCTCTTTCAATTTAATCCAATCAAGGCTTTGTTCTATTCAGCCATCGTAAACGGACTTCTATCACCGGTATTGATTGTATTATGTCTACTGGTTTCCCGCGATTCAAACATTATGAAAAACCGCCCCCTCGGAAAACCAACGGCCCTGTTGGCCTCTCTTACCGCACTAGTAATGCTTTGCTCCGCCGTTGGAATGTTCCTATTTTGA
- a CDS encoding 1-phosphofructokinase family hexose kinase: MKHKILTITPNPALDISGTVELVKLDEKTYVHDETRTAGGNGINAARILHRLDVPVIASGFLGGSIGREVSHLLDAEGLKHRFVRVDESTRVNMTITSLRSHRQTRLSFAGPRIQEREIDDLAKLLKMIKGCKMLVIGGSLPPRFGITNLMRIIHSAQDLSIPVVVDCPGEILKHLMSTKILLIKPNLEEFHLLTGSRVQSILEVKKRAVKLLKNISFVCVSSVQGGALLVTPNGCYYGQSPKIKVKSTVGAGDSMVAAMCAQIAKGNHSGSEILRWGLAAAAATLSEKSGCLGRASVIAMLYKKTVVKVV, encoded by the coding sequence ATGAAGCATAAAATTTTAACAATCACCCCAAACCCTGCCTTGGATATTAGCGGCACAGTTGAACTTGTTAAGTTGGACGAGAAGACCTACGTGCATGATGAAACACGTACGGCTGGTGGAAACGGAATAAATGCAGCTCGTATTTTACATCGTTTAGATGTCCCTGTTATCGCTTCGGGTTTTTTAGGTGGAAGTATTGGTAGGGAAGTGAGTCATTTGCTTGATGCCGAGGGTTTAAAACATCGGTTCGTCAGGGTAGATGAGTCGACTCGAGTCAATATGACAATAACTAGCTTGAGAAGCCATCGTCAGACTCGTCTGAGTTTTGCGGGCCCTCGTATTCAGGAGCGAGAAATTGATGATTTGGCAAAGCTACTGAAGATGATCAAAGGTTGTAAAATGCTGGTGATTGGAGGATCGTTGCCTCCTCGTTTTGGAATTACTAATTTGATGCGAATTATTCACTCTGCTCAGGATCTGAGTATACCCGTGGTTGTGGACTGTCCTGGAGAGATTCTAAAGCATCTGATGTCCACGAAGATACTTTTGATCAAGCCAAACTTAGAAGAGTTTCATTTGCTAACAGGCAGTCGCGTCCAGTCGATATTGGAAGTTAAAAAGAGAGCCGTAAAGTTGTTAAAAAATATTTCTTTTGTCTGTGTCTCATCGGTACAGGGTGGGGCATTATTGGTTACCCCAAATGGGTGCTACTATGGTCAAAGTCCTAAGATAAAAGTTAAGTCAACAGTGGGGGCGGGAGATTCAATGGTCGCAGCGATGTGTGCACAGATCGCTAAGGGAAATCACTCCGGCTCTGAAATTTTAAGGTGGGGATTGGCGGCAGCCGCAGCCACGTTAAGTGAAAAGAGTGGATGTTTGGGGCGCGCATCTGTAATCGCGATGCTTTACAAAAAGACTGTTGTTAAAGTCGTTTAA
- a CDS encoding lipocalin family protein — MRKILSLFVLLSLCGFSWGPSHDSSDPEVVSSVDLSRYVGFWYEVAHSPNFFQRGCVRSTAEYAVLTPLSVSVKNTCYKENGSTTDIHGQANVVDPSVPAKLKVKFNIFAKGDYWIVDLDPNYQWAVVSGPKKKSLFILSRQAPMEPLVLKQLITNLKNRGFDTDNLIYDKY, encoded by the coding sequence ATGAGAAAAATTCTTTCACTGTTTGTCCTTTTAAGTCTTTGTGGGTTCAGTTGGGGACCCTCTCATGATTCTTCGGATCCTGAAGTCGTCTCATCTGTAGATTTAAGTAGGTATGTTGGATTCTGGTACGAGGTGGCTCATTCTCCCAATTTTTTTCAACGCGGATGTGTACGCTCGACAGCTGAATATGCGGTGCTGACCCCACTGTCTGTTTCGGTGAAAAACACGTGTTATAAAGAGAATGGCTCAACGACGGATATTCATGGCCAGGCAAACGTGGTCGATCCTTCGGTTCCGGCGAAACTAAAAGTTAAGTTTAATATCTTTGCCAAAGGAGACTATTGGATAGTTGATTTAGATCCTAACTATCAATGGGCAGTGGTTAGTGGCCCGAAAAAGAAGTCGTTATTTATTCTTTCACGGCAGGCTCCCATGGAACCGCTGGTGTTAAAGCAGCTGATCACAAATCTAAAAAATCGCGGTTTTGATACAGACAACCTTATTTACGATAAGTATTAA
- a CDS encoding lipocalin family protein, with protein sequence MSQDKLATVSYVDISRFMGDWYVIANIPTFVEKGANNAIESYSWNSKEERIDVDFRYNADSPTGPVKKYPQKAWIYDKKTNAEWRVQPWWPLKFAYLVIDLADDYSYTVIGVPSRNYVWIMSRKPTMPSDVYEALVAKLKASGYDISKIQKVPQVW encoded by the coding sequence ATGTCTCAGGACAAACTTGCAACTGTATCTTATGTGGATATTTCAAGATTCATGGGCGACTGGTATGTGATCGCCAATATTCCGACCTTTGTTGAAAAGGGAGCGAACAACGCCATCGAGTCTTACTCTTGGAATTCCAAAGAAGAGCGTATCGACGTGGACTTTCGATACAATGCGGATAGTCCGACCGGGCCTGTAAAAAAGTATCCTCAAAAAGCCTGGATCTATGACAAAAAAACCAATGCCGAATGGCGGGTGCAGCCTTGGTGGCCGCTTAAGTTCGCTTATTTGGTGATCGATCTCGCTGACGATTACTCTTATACCGTAATTGGCGTTCCCAGTCGCAATTATGTTTGGATCATGTCGCGAAAGCCGACCATGCCATCAGATGTTTATGAAGCTCTAGTCGCAAAACTTAAAGCATCTGGTTATGATATCTCGAAGATTCAGAAGGTTCCCCAAGTTTGGTAG
- a CDS encoding MerR family transcriptional regulator — MAKIEVFSIRQVIELTGISEFTLRGWETRYKAFKPKRSATGRRIYSRQDIQKARLLQTLLDKGYKIGNIAKLSLTDLEKILPQQEAVSSTLTPSPENLNFVNEAMDLAHLFKWDVLSENLHKTRSKMKPVAFVTDILTPLAGQMGYLVGAGQLSVGQEHILSAFIKEQLILIQSAKKNAKSKARLIMTTPDGDLHDMGIAFASSLSRLEKIQTLFLGPSTPKIDLSETCLRYNATHLLISSTVSEEEGAKESLFSYINFLDRNLPGNVVFLLAGRNTMQTDLNLKRPLVTFRSMSEYHAYLKDLS; from the coding sequence ATGGCTAAGATTGAGGTATTTTCGATAAGACAGGTAATAGAGCTGACCGGGATCTCCGAGTTCACTCTGCGGGGTTGGGAAACCCGCTATAAAGCATTTAAGCCAAAAAGAAGCGCCACCGGACGAAGGATCTATTCTCGCCAAGATATTCAAAAAGCGCGCCTCCTGCAGACTCTTTTAGACAAAGGATACAAGATCGGTAATATAGCCAAACTAAGCCTTACAGATCTTGAAAAAATTTTGCCGCAACAGGAGGCAGTAAGTTCAACACTGACCCCGTCCCCAGAAAATTTAAATTTTGTGAATGAGGCCATGGATCTGGCCCATCTTTTCAAATGGGATGTGCTATCTGAAAATCTTCACAAAACGCGCAGCAAAATGAAACCTGTTGCTTTCGTCACTGATATTTTAACTCCTCTTGCCGGGCAAATGGGCTATCTTGTTGGCGCAGGACAGTTATCAGTGGGACAAGAACATATTCTGTCGGCGTTTATCAAAGAACAACTTATTCTTATTCAAAGTGCCAAAAAAAACGCTAAATCTAAAGCTCGTCTGATCATGACAACTCCCGATGGTGACCTTCATGATATGGGAATTGCTTTTGCTTCAAGCCTTAGCAGGCTTGAAAAAATTCAAACACTTTTCTTGGGGCCTAGCACGCCAAAAATAGATCTCAGCGAAACCTGTCTTCGGTACAATGCGACTCACCTACTGATTTCCAGCACCGTCTCTGAAGAAGAAGGTGCCAAAGAAAGTCTTTTTAGCTATATCAACTTTTTAGATCGAAACTTGCCAGGAAATGTCGTTTTTCTTTTAGCAGGACGCAACACCATGCAAACGGACTTAAATCTGAAACGTCCGCTTGTCACGTTTCGCTCCATGAGTGAGTATCACGCCTATCTAAAAGATCTTTCGTAA
- a CDS encoding NAD(P)/FAD-dependent oxidoreductase: protein MKTAVIGAGISGLGTAWILSQTDEVHLFESEGRLGGHAHTVQVHDGASDIAVDTGFLVYNELTYPHLKSFFKTLAVETVASDMSLAIKAPHKNLEWAGTNLDTVFSQRLNVLRPGFLRMLYDITRFQREAEENREAAQRNEWSLGQLIHARGYSDEFKRDYLLPIGAAIWSTPERGMEAFPAETFLTFFINHRLLQISNRPVWRTVKGGSIEYVKKVAAQIPFIHLSTPVDAVERNNGKVLVQAKGETLEFDRVVFATHAPLTARMLKNPSDLEQQVLSSFRTSSNKTILHTDATLMPTRRKCWSSWNVLGSPDKSNHENVSLTYYINKLQPLKTQKDFFVTLNPRQPIQSVAQEFQYDHPQFDRLAINAQKMLSKIQGNGGVYFAGAWTRYGFHEDGLLSAVRVGEALGMRPPWEVS, encoded by the coding sequence ATGAAGACAGCAGTTATCGGAGCGGGCATCAGTGGATTGGGCACAGCGTGGATTTTGAGTCAAACAGATGAAGTTCATCTTTTTGAGTCTGAAGGCCGTTTGGGAGGACATGCACACACTGTGCAAGTTCACGATGGCGCCTCTGATATCGCCGTGGACACAGGCTTTCTGGTGTACAATGAATTAACCTATCCGCACCTTAAAAGCTTTTTTAAGACTCTTGCCGTAGAAACGGTCGCCTCTGACATGTCTTTAGCTATTAAAGCGCCTCACAAGAATTTGGAGTGGGCGGGTACCAACTTGGACACGGTTTTTTCTCAACGTCTAAATGTCCTGCGTCCGGGTTTTTTAAGAATGCTTTACGATATCACTCGATTTCAACGGGAGGCTGAAGAAAATCGCGAGGCAGCACAAAGAAATGAATGGAGTCTTGGGCAACTTATTCATGCACGCGGGTACAGTGATGAGTTCAAGCGTGATTATCTTTTGCCGATCGGAGCGGCCATTTGGTCAACTCCCGAGCGCGGCATGGAAGCCTTTCCCGCAGAGACCTTTTTGACCTTTTTTATCAATCATCGTCTGCTACAAATAAGCAATCGTCCGGTGTGGAGAACGGTAAAGGGTGGTTCGATTGAGTATGTTAAAAAGGTTGCGGCACAGATCCCTTTCATTCATCTCAGTACACCTGTCGACGCTGTCGAGCGCAATAATGGCAAAGTCCTGGTGCAGGCAAAAGGCGAAACATTAGAGTTTGACCGAGTTGTTTTTGCCACTCACGCCCCGCTAACGGCTCGTATGTTGAAGAACCCTTCGGACCTTGAACAACAGGTGCTGAGTTCGTTCCGTACCTCTAGTAATAAAACAATTCTTCATACAGATGCGACGCTGATGCCCACCAGAAGAAAGTGTTGGTCTTCTTGGAATGTTCTTGGTTCCCCGGATAAGAGCAATCACGAAAACGTATCATTAACTTACTATATTAATAAGCTGCAGCCGTTGAAAACGCAGAAAGATTTTTTTGTGACGTTAAACCCTCGGCAGCCCATTCAGTCGGTGGCTCAAGAGTTTCAATATGATCATCCGCAATTTGATCGTTTGGCTATTAACGCACAAAAGATGCTGTCAAAGATTCAAGGAAACGGTGGCGTCTATTTTGCCGGCGCATGGACTCGCTATGGATTTCATGAGGATGGATTGTTGAGCGCTGTGCGTGTCGGAGAAGCTCTGGGGATGCGTCCACCTTGGGAGGTTTCATGA
- a CDS encoding DUF1365 domain-containing protein produces MTSLQILKGHIYHSRNHQVRHSFRYPTFALLFSLQSESDQLNVLKRISKGSFSLKSEDYLQGRKNSFYEAIVGFLKKECNYQPEEVILQTFPRMFGFAFNPVSFWYCRRNGVLEAVLCEVNNTFGERHFYWICPVGGIQASEFYRSDKVFHVSPFFPVDGFYKFRFQLEDANSRVDIFYYDVNENLRFSSWIEGAVSSFEKESFWKLLVTYGWMTPLVVIRIHWQAFKLWSKRVSFYRKPEPPQKEIT; encoded by the coding sequence ATGACATCCCTTCAGATTTTAAAAGGACATATTTATCACAGCAGAAATCATCAGGTCCGTCATAGTTTTCGTTATCCGACGTTTGCTTTGCTATTTTCCCTGCAATCAGAAAGCGATCAGCTAAATGTCTTAAAAAGAATATCCAAGGGCAGTTTTTCTTTAAAATCTGAAGACTATCTGCAGGGGCGTAAAAATTCTTTCTATGAGGCGATCGTTGGTTTTTTGAAGAAAGAATGCAACTACCAGCCGGAAGAAGTTATTTTACAGACTTTTCCTCGGATGTTTGGATTCGCTTTTAATCCGGTAAGCTTTTGGTATTGCCGACGTAATGGTGTGTTAGAGGCGGTTTTGTGCGAAGTAAATAACACGTTTGGGGAGCGGCACTTTTATTGGATTTGTCCTGTCGGAGGAATTCAAGCGTCTGAATTTTATCGATCAGACAAAGTTTTTCACGTCAGTCCATTTTTTCCCGTGGATGGTTTTTATAAATTTAGATTTCAGCTCGAAGACGCTAACTCTCGCGTTGATATTTTTTATTATGATGTTAACGAAAATTTGCGATTCTCGTCATGGATTGAGGGAGCAGTTTCAAGTTTTGAAAAAGAATCATTTTGGAAACTGCTAGTGACGTATGGTTGGATGACACCGCTCGTGGTGATACGGATTCATTGGCAGGCCTTCAAGTTGTGGAGCAAGCGAGTGAGTTTTTACAGAAAGCCGGAGCCCCCTCAAAAGGAGATCACATGA
- a CDS encoding cyclopropane-fatty-acyl-phospholipid synthase family protein, protein MNNMTFKSKLLMKLLQNSKGATIQVTFPDGAQDSFGAGEPIISVRARNWRVFDELIDKGDLGMAEAIIRGDLEVDDIAALVQWACVNEDAVNRLLHGTWYGTLFARLRHFMNPNTKNGAKKNIMAHYDLGNQFYSLWLDPSMTYSAGLFDSAAEDLQQAQMKKYDRIIDALDISADDHVLEIGCGWGGFFSRAVERTGCRVTAVMNSPSQAQYNRELIARSGFANQVELRQQDYREIEGRYDKIVSIEMIEAVGEKYWPEFFNKVSSSLKDKGSALIQSITIQDQYFEQYRRKTDFIQRYVFPGGMLLSNQVFDKYASRYDLKNDRPFEFGVSYADTLLKWKENFHSVEADIRQMGFDDKFMRLWDLYLSYCEGAFRAERINVGHYLLQK, encoded by the coding sequence ATGAACAATATGACATTTAAATCAAAACTTTTGATGAAGCTTTTGCAGAACTCTAAGGGAGCCACTATACAAGTGACTTTTCCTGACGGAGCTCAAGACTCCTTTGGGGCTGGGGAGCCGATCATATCCGTGCGAGCACGCAATTGGCGCGTCTTTGACGAGCTAATCGATAAGGGCGATCTAGGCATGGCCGAGGCGATCATTCGCGGAGATCTTGAAGTTGACGATATTGCAGCGCTTGTGCAGTGGGCTTGCGTCAACGAAGATGCAGTGAACCGTCTGCTGCACGGAACTTGGTATGGGACTTTGTTCGCCCGGCTCCGACATTTTATGAATCCCAATACAAAAAATGGGGCTAAGAAAAATATCATGGCCCATTATGATCTGGGTAATCAGTTTTATAGTCTTTGGCTTGATCCCAGTATGACTTATTCTGCAGGGCTTTTCGATAGTGCCGCAGAGGATCTGCAGCAGGCCCAGATGAAAAAGTATGATCGAATTATCGATGCACTGGATATTAGCGCCGACGACCATGTTCTCGAAATAGGCTGTGGTTGGGGTGGATTCTTTTCCCGTGCAGTAGAGCGGACCGGTTGTCGAGTGACGGCGGTTATGAACTCTCCTTCTCAAGCCCAGTACAATCGTGAATTGATTGCTCGATCCGGATTTGCAAATCAAGTCGAACTGCGCCAGCAGGACTATCGTGAGATTGAGGGGCGATACGATAAAATCGTATCGATCGAAATGATCGAAGCCGTGGGTGAAAAATACTGGCCAGAATTCTTTAACAAAGTCAGCAGTTCCTTGAAAGATAAGGGGTCTGCTTTGATCCAATCCATCACGATACAGGATCAGTACTTTGAACAGTACCGTCGCAAAACGGACTTTATCCAACGCTATGTTTTTCCTGGCGGTATGCTTTTGTCGAACCAAGTTTTTGATAAATATGCCAGTCGTTATGATTTGAAAAACGACAGGCCTTTTGAATTTGGCGTTTCTTATGCAGATACGCTTCTGAAGTGGAAAGAAAACTTCCATTCGGTTGAAGCGGACATTCGCCAGATGGGTTTCGACGACAAGTTTATGCGGTTGTGGGATCTGTATTTAAGTTACTGTGAAGGCGCTTTCAGAGCGGAACGTATCAACGTCGGTCATTATCTTTTGCAGAAATAA
- a CDS encoding cyclopropane-fatty-acyl-phospholipid synthase family protein codes for MALEVLIDWMEKGWIPEKLVRVGIRQLCRDRLKSLDIADRELEQERNSAYVNDLKKSAIAFATEKANQQHYELPASFYQLVLGKNKKYSSGYWPQGCTSLDQSEDAALQLTIERAQVADGMRILDLGCGWGSVSLKLAEKFPNSQIVGISNSKSQREYILEQASKRGLSNVNIVTGDIGDFKAPEDWVNGFDRVISVEMLEHVRNYEILFERLSTWLKPQGKLFVHIFTHSKYSYPFETEGADNWMGRYFFTGGQMPSHQLLTYFQKDLLLEQQWSWNGVHYQKTSEAWLQNMDRNRDEILKIFAKVYGNSESEVWFERWRVFFMSCAELFGFDKGREWGVSHYLFKNRPR; via the coding sequence ATGGCTTTAGAAGTATTGATTGATTGGATGGAAAAAGGTTGGATTCCAGAAAAACTGGTCCGCGTTGGAATTCGTCAGTTGTGTCGTGATCGGCTTAAAAGCTTAGACATCGCCGACAGAGAATTAGAGCAGGAAAGAAACTCTGCCTATGTGAATGATCTCAAAAAGTCCGCCATTGCGTTTGCGACAGAAAAAGCAAACCAGCAACACTATGAATTACCGGCAAGTTTCTATCAGCTGGTTCTTGGAAAGAATAAAAAATACAGTTCTGGTTATTGGCCTCAAGGTTGTACCAGTCTTGATCAGTCAGAAGACGCTGCGTTGCAGTTGACTATTGAACGCGCGCAAGTCGCAGACGGAATGCGAATTCTTGATTTGGGTTGTGGCTGGGGATCGGTTTCTTTGAAACTCGCAGAGAAGTTTCCGAACTCACAAATTGTGGGAATCTCGAATTCCAAATCTCAACGGGAATATATCTTAGAACAGGCCTCAAAACGCGGTCTTTCAAATGTCAATATAGTGACAGGTGACATCGGTGACTTTAAGGCACCTGAAGATTGGGTTAATGGTTTTGACCGAGTCATCAGTGTTGAGATGTTAGAGCACGTTCGCAATTACGAGATCCTGTTTGAACGCCTCAGCACTTGGCTTAAGCCCCAGGGCAAACTATTCGTTCATATCTTTACTCACAGCAAGTATTCATATCCTTTCGAAACTGAAGGAGCTGATAATTGGATGGGGCGATATTTTTTTACGGGCGGACAGATGCCAAGTCACCAATTGCTAACATATTTCCAGAAAGATCTTTTATTGGAACAGCAGTGGAGTTGGAACGGTGTCCACTATCAGAAGACGTCAGAGGCATGGCTTCAGAACATGGATCGAAATCGCGATGAAATCTTAAAGATTTTTGCCAAAGTCTATGGGAACTCCGAGAGTGAAGTCTGGTTTGAGCGTTGGCGTGTTTTCTTTATGTCTTGTGCTGAACTTTTTGGTTTCGATAAGGGCCGTGAGTGGGGTGTCTCTCACTACCTCTTTAAGAATCGACCGCGCTAG
- a CDS encoding DUF1295 domain-containing protein → MESFWMQLCGGLLLMALVMSATWWLGKRWNNFSIVDSVWALSFSLVSGFYVLFAEGWWLRKVVIFAVVSIWSLRLTYFLSRRIYSHHPAEDSRYRTLREEYGANLGWRFYLFFQYQGVSVVLLSLLFLEPLNNSTPHLTVLEWCGIAVSLVSLVGESIADAQAQKFKSNPENQRKVCDVGLWKYSRHPNYFFESMIWWGFYIAALGTPGAAYTIFAPLFILFILVKVTGIPPSEAQALQKRGDAYRAYQARTSAFIPWFPRKGD, encoded by the coding sequence ATGGAAAGCTTTTGGATGCAGCTTTGTGGCGGACTTTTGTTGATGGCATTAGTAATGTCGGCCACATGGTGGTTGGGCAAACGTTGGAACAATTTTAGTATAGTTGATAGTGTTTGGGCTTTATCCTTCTCCTTGGTTTCCGGGTTTTATGTTTTGTTTGCAGAAGGCTGGTGGTTGCGAAAAGTTGTGATCTTTGCCGTGGTATCTATCTGGAGTTTGCGGCTGACTTATTTTTTAAGCCGTCGAATTTACTCCCATCACCCTGCAGAAGATTCAAGATATCGCACCTTGCGCGAAGAGTATGGCGCTAATTTGGGCTGGCGCTTTTATCTTTTCTTTCAGTATCAGGGTGTTAGTGTCGTTCTATTAAGTTTGTTGTTCCTAGAGCCTCTTAACAATTCCACTCCGCATCTTACGGTGCTTGAATGGTGTGGTATTGCGGTAAGTCTTGTTTCACTCGTTGGTGAAAGCATAGCCGATGCTCAGGCTCAGAAGTTTAAGTCCAATCCAGAAAATCAACGCAAAGTGTGTGATGTGGGGTTGTGGAAGTATTCTCGGCACCCCAATTATTTCTTCGAAAGTATGATCTGGTGGGGATTTTATATCGCGGCCCTGGGAACTCCGGGAGCTGCATATACGATTTTTGCCCCGCTGTTTATTCTCTTTATCTTGGTGAAGGTCACTGGAATTCCTCCATCGGAAGCTCAGGCTTTACAAAAACGAGGTGACGCTTATCGTGCTTATCAAGCCAGGACATCCGCATTTATTCCGTGGTTTCCCAGAAAGGGAGATTAG
- a CDS encoding DUF2062 domain-containing protein — protein MWLRKAFDRSRQFLIQQLKQGASAEGLALTCAVGFALALFPALGTTTVLCLLVGLVLKLNQPTLQAVNYLLAPVQLLLIPVFLNMGAWIFSVPAVSFNPKTIIAEFFAAPGIFFVNYGLAGLRGMVAWLLVMPVIAAVAYLVLKVVFQNLQKVRR, from the coding sequence ATGTGGCTTCGCAAAGCATTTGATCGCAGTCGGCAGTTTCTTATCCAGCAGCTTAAGCAAGGGGCTTCAGCAGAAGGATTGGCACTTACTTGCGCTGTCGGTTTTGCTTTGGCCTTGTTTCCTGCGTTGGGAACGACGACGGTGCTTTGTCTTTTAGTAGGCTTGGTTTTGAAGCTGAACCAGCCGACTTTGCAGGCGGTGAACTATCTTTTAGCGCCGGTTCAGCTCCTGCTTATTCCTGTATTTCTTAATATGGGAGCATGGATCTTTTCTGTTCCTGCCGTTTCGTTTAATCCAAAGACGATCATTGCGGAATTTTTCGCAGCTCCCGGCATTTTTTTCGTGAACTATGGACTGGCGGGTTTAAGGGGAATGGTTGCTTGGTTGCTCGTCATGCCTGTGATTGCCGCTGTTGCTTATCTTGTTTTAAAAGTTGTTTTTCAGAATCTTCAAAAAGTACGGAGATAG
- a CDS encoding restriction endonuclease produces the protein MQYHLVAFIILLVALVAIIAFRSVTRDSQVQDDLDHFLSEPMSPRQAARFYERYIGHIYENQGHDVAYLPGIKGYADHGRDIIVKTPSEILIIQTRAWGKRRVVHDNDIYQLFGKMTHLKVTSEDTNRNTRAIFYSTSNFSSLAKQAASALGVEIRTEKLNRSYPMIKCSVSPTGEKNYYLPFDPVYDRVKVDRRRDEHFVRTVDQAVKKGFKRAG, from the coding sequence ATGCAATACCATCTCGTCGCCTTCATCATTTTGCTTGTTGCGCTCGTCGCAATTATTGCATTCCGAAGTGTCACTCGCGACTCTCAGGTTCAAGACGACTTGGATCATTTTTTAAGCGAGCCAATGTCGCCACGCCAGGCCGCTCGCTTCTATGAACGCTATATAGGCCACATTTATGAAAACCAAGGTCATGATGTTGCTTACCTGCCAGGAATTAAAGGCTATGCAGATCATGGGCGAGATATTATCGTTAAAACTCCCAGTGAAATTCTGATCATCCAAACCAGAGCGTGGGGAAAACGACGTGTGGTTCATGATAATGACATTTATCAGTTGTTTGGTAAGATGACTCATTTAAAGGTCACGTCAGAAGATACCAACCGTAATACCAGAGCGATCTTTTACTCGACATCCAACTTTTCAAGCTTAGCAAAACAAGCGGCAAGTGCCTTGGGCGTCGAGATCAGAACAGAAAAACTCAATCGTTCGTATCCGATGATAAAATGCAGTGTTTCGCCAACCGGGGAGAAGAACTACTATCTTCCCTTTGATCCTGTTTACGACAGAGTGAAAGTCGATCGTCGACGTGACGAGCATTTCGTTCGAACTGTTGATCAAGCCGTTAAAAAGGGCTTTAAGCGCGCGGGATAA